A region of the Rhodospirillaceae bacterium genome:
TCGAGAACACGGGCAAGGCCCAGATCGGATTCAATCATATCCTTCTTGGCGGCGGCGTCCGTATCGCCATCGTAGAGGAAGTCGATCAATTGCGGATCATTGGAATTGACCTCGTCCAGACCCGGTATTTCAGCCGACGAATAAACGGCAATAATTTTTCCGGTGTCGTCGCGTTTGACGAAAGGCATTGATAAATTCCCCGCTAATTTCACTTGCAACCAAGTGTAACGTCCGGGGGCGTACCTGTCACGTGATCGTGTCGCGCCGGTGCGGGCTAGTAAAGTCGATGTCCGGCCCTTTGGGGACGATACCCGATGGGTTGACCATGGTGTGGCTGGCGTAATAGTGGCCCTTGATTTGATCCATATTGACGGTTTCTGCGACACCCGGATGCTGATAAAGCTCACGCAGATAGCCCCACAAGTTCGCATAGTCGACAATACGTCGCAGGTTGCACTTGAAGTGACCAACATAGACAGCGTCAAAGCGTACCAGTGTCGTAAACAGGCGCCAGTCGGCTTCGGTAATCCGGTCACCGACAAGATAGCGCTGACCCGACAGGCGTTCTTCCAGCGCGTCAAGGCAATCGAACAAGGCGTCAAAAGCCTCTTCATAGGCTTCCTGGGTGGTCGCGAACCCGGTTCGGTACACGCCGTTGTTGACGCGGCTGTAAACGTCTTCATTGATAGCGTCGATATCGGCCCGCAGGTTCGGGGGGTAATAGTCAGTCGTGTTATCGCCGAAAGCGGAAAATTCGCTGTTCAGCATACGGATAATTTCAGAGGACTCGTTGTTGACGATGGTTTCGCTTTGCCTGTCCCACAAAACCGGAACCGTCACCCGGCCGCTGTAGTCAGGCTTGGCTTTCAAGTAAACCTGATAAAGCGTATCCAGACCATACAGCGGATCACCGCCTTCTGCGAAAGTCCAGCCTTGCTTCCCCATAAACGCTTCAACAAAGGAAACACTGACGACATCTTCAAGTTTCTTCAAGCTGCGCATGATCAGCGTCCGGTGAGCCCACGGGCAGGCCCAGGACAGATACAGGTGATAGCGTCCGGCCTCGGCCTTGAAGCCACTCGTGCCGTCGGTTGAGACCTGTTGACGAAAGGAAGAGTCCCAGCGAACAAATCGACCGTCTGTATTGCTGGTGTCGTAGCCTTCGTCCCGCCACACACCTTCAATCAATTTACCCATACTTGTTCTCCTTGATGCCGGCTTTAAGCGGCCAGCGCACTAACCGCTGATTTTACAGCTTCGTGGGCAACGGCAACGCCCTCATTACCAGAGGCAACGCCTTCGGCGTTGATGAACGTGACATTATCCAGTCCAATAAAGCCAAGCACGGTCTTAAGATAAGGGGTCACAAAATCCATTCCGTGGGCTGGGCTTTCGGGGCTGTAATCGCCACCCCTGGCACCGAGCACAAAAACCTTCTTGTCGTTCAACATGCCTTTCGGTCCGGCTTCCGTATAGGCGAAAGTGCGCCCGACCCGGGCAACATGATCCACCCAGGTTTTAAGACCCGAGGACGGACCGAAATTATGCATCGGGGCACCAATGACAACCACGTCGGCAGCCTCAAGCTCTTCAACAAGGGTGTCTGAAAGGGCAATACTCTCGCGGGCCCCCTCATCGCGCTGTTCAGCCGGTGTATATATAGAGCCGATGGTCGCACCATCAAGGTGCGGAGGAGGGCTGATGCCGACATCACGACGGACGACTTCGGTATCCGGGGAGGCGGACATCTGGGCGTCGATAAAACTGTCGACGAGCCCATTGGTGACACCTTGCGGGTTGGGACTGCTGGTGATGGCAAGAATGTGGGTCATAATTAAAAGACTCCTGTCTGAATGTTTCGGAATTGGCTTTAAGCGTTGATGCGGGCCTGTCCGGGAATCGGCAGACGAACTGCATAAAGGCCCTCGCCTAAAAGCGCCTGAACAACCGTCGCCACGCTCAGGAATATCGGATATTCCCAGCCGCCGCCTTCGGCGCTGAAGACCCAGCCATTACCGAAATGAACCTGAGCCGCGCCCAGCAAAATCGGAATGATGACGATAGAGACAGGGCGCACATAAAGCCCTGCAATCAGCATGAGGCCGCCGCCGACCTCAATAAAGGTTACAACATAGGCGAAGAAACCTGGGTAGCCGATGGACTCGAAGAAGCCAACGGTACCGGGCATGGTGAAGACAAAAATCTTCAGGAACCCATGGGCAATCAACATGACGCCCAGAGCCAGGCGCAATATCAGTGCTGCATATGAGGACGAATTTTCGGTGGACATGGTCTTTCTCCTTAAACTTTTGGGTGATGGATAATCATTTCAATCATCTTCATGGGAATGTATGGCCCATTAAGCCCGTAGACAATTATGCAATTTTGATTATAATTGTTTCCATATTGGA
Encoded here:
- a CDS encoding glutathione S-transferase family protein, coding for MGKLIEGVWRDEGYDTSNTDGRFVRWDSSFRQQVSTDGTSGFKAEAGRYHLYLSWACPWAHRTLIMRSLKKLEDVVSVSFVEAFMGKQGWTFAEGGDPLYGLDTLYQVYLKAKPDYSGRVTVPVLWDRQSETIVNNESSEIIRMLNSEFSAFGDNTTDYYPPNLRADIDAINEDVYSRVNNGVYRTGFATTQEAYEEAFDALFDCLDALEERLSGQRYLVGDRITEADWRLFTTLVRFDAVYVGHFKCNLRRIVDYANLWGYLRELYQHPGVAETVNMDQIKGHYYASHTMVNPSGIVPKGPDIDFTSPHRRDTIT
- a CDS encoding FMN-dependent NADH-azoreductase produces the protein MTHILAITSSPNPQGVTNGLVDSFIDAQMSASPDTEVVRRDVGISPPPHLDGATIGSIYTPAEQRDEGARESIALSDTLVEELEAADVVVIGAPMHNFGPSSGLKTWVDHVARVGRTFAYTEAGPKGMLNDKKVFVLGARGGDYSPESPAHGMDFVTPYLKTVLGFIGLDNVTFINAEGVASGNEGVAVAHEAVKSAVSALAA
- a CDS encoding DoxX family protein — encoded protein: MSTENSSSYAALILRLALGVMLIAHGFLKIFVFTMPGTVGFFESIGYPGFFAYVVTFIEVGGGLMLIAGLYVRPVSIVIIPILLGAAQVHFGNGWVFSAEGGGWEYPIFLSVATVVQALLGEGLYAVRLPIPGQARINA